The proteins below are encoded in one region of Vespula pensylvanica isolate Volc-1 chromosome 4, ASM1446617v1, whole genome shotgun sequence:
- the LOC122628686 gene encoding uncharacterized protein LOC122628686 isoform X2, with amino-acid sequence METDIIYKCHDEGDCMYFIASGTVALITFWGKEICHLENGNHFGAEVLINSQNRRTESVLALEICELLRLNRRDFKRLIYHGSELYTRIKNDIIIRHKIIEELEKLHNETEKEKNEL; translated from the exons ATGGAAaccgatataatttataaatgtcaTGACGAAGGCGATTGCATGTACTTCATAGCTAGTGGAACAGTTGCACTAATTACGTTTTGGGGTAAAGAA ATCTGCCATCTTGAAAATGGCAATCATTTTGGTGCagaagttttaattaattctcaaAACCGAAGAACTGAATCTGTTTTAGCTTTGGAAATATGTGAACTTTTGCGTTTAAATCGTCGAGATTTTAAACGTCTTATTTATCACGGGTCTGAATTATATAcgagaattaaaaatgatataataataagacatAAGATAATCGAAGAATTGGAAAAGCTGCATAATgaaactgaaaaagaaaaaaatgaattataa
- the LOC122628686 gene encoding transcription and mRNA export factor ENY2-like isoform X3 — MKTAPHQRLVMVGDRDGLKELLRRRLVECGWRDQVKLICKEIIKEHGHDITYDTLLSMVTSKARTLVPDSVKKELLQKIKNQLVAQEEKLKM; from the exons atgaaGACTGCTCCGCATCAAAGATTAGTCATGGTTGGCGATCGTGACGG ATTGAAAGAGCTTTTAAGACGACGATTGGTGGAATGTGGGTGGAGAGATCAGGTTAAATTAATCtgcaaagaaataataaaagaacatGGTCATGATATAACTTATGATACACTACTTTCTATGGTTACAAGTAAAGCACGAACACTTGTACCTGATTCCGTAAAGAAAGAATTgctacaaaaaataaaaaatcagcTTGTAgctcaagaagaaaaattgaaaatgtaa
- the LOC122628681 gene encoding conserved oligomeric Golgi complex subunit 4 produces the protein MNKMNIPVEESNIQQILNKLSENEIIVKEKLDNLLSRHCYIESKLQNINKVLPKVVFIRGEAEKFRNMIIHTNELAENVSSKVRQLDLARSRVCECQRRVNDILDLQLCSEGVATALQNEDYEQGAAHVHRYLSMDQQLLERTAEDVSGDPSTISSSLFTLQQAAVQLRTVVTHKFDEAVKSEDLASVERFFKIFPLLGMHLEGLKKFCSYLCSKLHDTAQKNLKAALEIKSNDKRASVIFADTMTLLFEGIARIVEVHQPIIETYYGPGRLLMTVSILQKECDRQVKKIVAEFMKHRSISKKVQMINDYVRKPNSERTDPKELDLLLGEITIMHSRAELYIRFLRRRVKNDIEISTTNTTQCTDLLNEFEKNICNSELAHNMQELIGAYLALERYFLEESVNKAVGMDTLEQDQQISSMVDDVFFIVQKCIRRSISSWSIDGVCAVINIACDILEGEFANRLRNRLRQGYPAGYLDLTQAYSALQTSIQHGRLQTSDTELARLMFLAYLNNTDVSIEYVETLCKTLTAEIDATFPNMAEKDRGKIDSCLSGLKGVTSILRAITDYGLEQLRVSAVKPRVTPWVDAFLSIDHHINEDELLRYETDEPFVQILVTNLEGLLQGFKGHLTTSNYDALIGILTKEVTARLEKVVLKSTFNRAGGLILDKEIRSLASYLAAATSWSVRDKFARLTQIATILSIEKVEELADYCGADAIAWRLTTTEVRHIASLRIDLKPEDIKRFKI, from the exons atGAATAAGATGAACATACCAGTAGAAGAGAGTAACATACAGCAAATACTTAATAAACTGTCAGAAAATGAG ATAAttgtgaaagagaaattagACAATTTATTGTCTAGACATTGCTACATAGAAtcgaaattacaaaatataaataaagtattacCTAAGGTTGTTTTTATTCGTGGCGAAGCAGAGAAGTTCCGGAATATgattatacatacaaatgAATTGGCTGAAAATGTCAGCTCTAAAGTACGACAGCTTGATTTAGCAAGA agcAGAGTATGCGAATGTCAAAGAAGAgttaatgatatattagaTCTACAATTATGTAGTGAAGGTGTTGCAACAGCTTTACAAAATGAAGATTATGAACAAGGTGCTGCTCATGTCCATCGATATCTATCAATGGATCAACAATTGCTTGAAAGAACAGCTGAAGATGTGTCAGGGGATCCTAGCACTATTAGTAGTTCTCTTTTTACATTGCAACAAGCAGCTGTACAACTAAGGACAGTAGTTACCCATAAATTTGATGAAGCTGTTAAATCTGAAGATTTAGCATCTGTTGAaagattctttaaaatatttccacTATTAGGAATGCATTTAGAAGGCTTAAAAAAGTTTTGTAGTTATTTATGTTCCAAG CTTCATGATACAGcgcaaaaaaatttaaaagctgctttagagataaaaagtaatgatAAGCGAGCATCTGTTATATTTGCGGATACTATGACCTTATTATTTGAAGGAATTGCTCGAATTGTAGAGGTACATCAACCTATAATAGAAACATATTATGGACCTGGGAGACTTCTAATGACTGTGTctatattacaaaaagaatgTGATAg gcaagttaaaaaaattgttgcaGAATTTATGAAGCACAGAAGTATATCTAAGAAAGTACAAATGATAAATGACTATGTTAGAAAACCAAATTCAGAAAGAACTGATCCTAAAGAACTTGATCTCTTATTAGGTGAAATAACTATAATGCATTCAAGAGCAGAgctatatattcgttttttaaGACGAAGAGTTAAG aatGACATAGAAATTAGTACCACAAATACTACACAATGTACGGacttattaaatgaatttgaaaagaatatttgcaATTCTGAGTTAGCTCATAATATGCAAGAACTTATAGGTGCTTATCTTGctttagaaagatattttttggaAGAGAGTGTTAATAAAGCTGTTGGTATGGACACATTAGAGCAAGATCAACAAATATCTAGTATGGTGGATGATGTTTTTTTCATAGTACAAAAATGTATAAG ACGTTCTATATCAAGTTGGAGCATAGATGGTGTTTGTGCTGTTATCAATATAGCTTGTGATATATTGGAAGGAGAATTTGCCAACAGATTAAGAAATAGATTGCGCCAAGGATATCCAGCAGGATACTTGGATTTAACACAAGCATATAGTGCTTTGCAAACAAGTATACAACATGGACGTTTACAGACATCAGACACTGAACTTGCACGTCTTATGTTTTTG gcatatttaaacaatacagATGTTAGTATTGAATATGTTGAAACATTATGCAAAACTCTGACTGCAGAAATAGATGCAACTTTTCCTAATATGgcagaaaaagatagaggaaaAATAGACAGTTGTCTTTCTGGTTTAAAAGGAGTAACTTCTATCTTAAGGGCTATTACTGATTATGGGTTAGAACAATTACGTGTAAGTGCTGTAAAACCTAGAGTAACACCTTGGGTAGATGCCTTTTTGTCTATAGATCATCATATTAATGAG GATGAATTATTAAGATATGAAACAGATGAACCTTTTGTACAAATTTTAGTAACAAATTTAGAAGGTTTACTTCAAGGTTTTAAAGGTCATTTAACAACATCAAATTATGATGCTCTTATTGGTATTTTGACTAAAGAAGTTACAGCACGTTTAGAAAAAGTTGTTTTGAAATCGACCTTTAACAGA GCTGGTGGACTTATCTTAGATAAAGAAATCAGATCATTAGCTAGTTATTtagcagcagcaacatcaTGGTCTGTACGAGATAAATTTGCACGTTTAACTCAAATAGCAACTATATTGAGTATAGAAAAAGTTGAAGAATTAGCAGATTACTGTGGTGCAGATGCAATAGCATGGAGACTAACTACTACAGAAGTTAGACATATTGCATCTCTTAGAATAGATCTTAAGCCtgaagatattaaaagatttaagatatag
- the LOC122628687 gene encoding trafficking protein particle complex subunit 2-like protein, translating into MSQKSKVIQLYKTLLYMGHDYPKGYEYFRTRLRKAFNKNKEERNPEKIDKMIEHGNYVIKDMAVCVAVIGKDNSPKYIKCVDEALALQFHYKVHTSIDIIEEKLNIGNKTAVDIRDLYLGLLLTTEEFKIYGYATNTKIKFVIVLQSSNISFRDNEVKMIFKKLHTAYSNAVCNPFYVPGSSINSKSFDSSVTEIMGII; encoded by the exons atgtcTCAAAAAAGTAAAGTGATACAATTGTATAAAACG CTTTTGTATATGGGACATGATTATCCAAAAGGttatgaatattttagaaCAAGGTTAAGAAaagcttttaataaaaataaagaagaacgtAATCCcgagaaaattgataaaatgatAGAACATGGGAATTatgttataaaaga catGGCTGTTTGTGTGGCTGTTATTGGAAAAGAT aattctCCTAAGTATATCAAATGTGTCGATGAAGCTCTTGCTTTACAATTTCATTACAAAGTGCATACATCTATTGATATTATAGAAGAGAAGTTGAACATAGGAAACAAGACAGCAGTTGATATTCGTGATTTATATTTAGGTTTGTTACTTACCACAGAAGAGTTTaagat CTATGGTTATGCTACGAATACAAAGATTAAATTTGTGATAGTATTACAATCATCCAACATATCATTTCGAGATAATGAAGTAAAAATg atatttaaaaaactacATACTGCCTATTCCAATGCAGTCTGTAATCCATTTTATGTGCCAGGCAGTTCAATTAATTCGAA gTCATTTGATTCATCTGTGACAGAGATAATGggaattatataa
- the LOC122628686 gene encoding cGMP-dependent protein kinase, isozyme 1-like isoform X1, translated as MESLAEPELKYYQIIHEVKNYVQGKKLPKYLQDKLLTYYKYKFQGNFFKKQAISYTLSNHLNQEIMLYSSRGLLETAKIFHNLSSELLGQLITVFKPLIYMETDIIYKCHDEGDCMYFIASGTVALITFWGKEICHLENGNHFGAEVLINSQNRRTESVLALEICELLRLNRRDFKRLIYHGSELYTRIKNDIIIRHKIIEELEKLHNETEKEKNEL; from the exons ATGGAATCATTGGCAGAAccagaattaaaatattatcagatTATACATGAAGTAAAAAATTACGTACAAGGGAAAAAACTTCCAAAATATCTTCAAGATAAACTTCTTacttattacaaatataaatttcaaggcaacttttttaaaaagcaAGCTATATCATATACTCTTTCCA atCACCTTAATCAAGAAATTATGCTATATAGTAGTCGTGGTTTATTAGAAACtgcaaaaatttttcataatttatcaTCAGAACTACTTGGACAATTGATTa CGGTTTTTAAACCACTTATTTATATGGAAaccgatataatttataaatgtcaTGACGAAGGCGATTGCATGTACTTCATAGCTAGTGGAACAGTTGCACTAATTACGTTTTGGGGTAAAGAA ATCTGCCATCTTGAAAATGGCAATCATTTTGGTGCagaagttttaattaattctcaaAACCGAAGAACTGAATCTGTTTTAGCTTTGGAAATATGTGAACTTTTGCGTTTAAATCGTCGAGATTTTAAACGTCTTATTTATCACGGGTCTGAATTATATAcgagaattaaaaatgatataataataagacatAAGATAATCGAAGAATTGGAAAAGCTGCATAATgaaactgaaaaagaaaaaaatgaattataa
- the LOC122628682 gene encoding monocarboxylate transporter 10 isoform X2, whose protein sequence is MTVTDNVQNKRDATPYVLSNTTVQEEYGQNKQKDLSNMEDSLETLNTNENSNKFAKSCPETKLIFSETEQKLMKSNDFKSKKINNIENEEPLTTPDWQEDPETNDVNVNIPPDGGLRAWMIMIGSFFINGVLFSVINTYSLIYLELQKKLLEAGETEVSSKASLVGSLTIGTTFFLSPIAGILTDKIGIQMTTFLGGAIASSGMLLSSMLSDKVELLYMTYGVMYGLGASLAYTPSLVILGHYFKKYLGLVNGIVTAGSSIFTTLIPYLMETLLRHFGLEGTFRSLAALTAVVMLCALLFKPIPLNKTPRCQSPRKMNFRHRLKEVINLSIWKRQRYVVWAVSIPLALFGYFVPYVHIGKFVATTFKDSDGKLPVMCIGITSGIGRLIFGYIADLPKVNRILLQQISFLSIGILTMLLTVTPSFNILLLISLSMGLFDGCFISLLGPIAFDICGREGATQAIGFLLGMCSIPLTVGPPIAGLLYDHTGSYDLPFLLAGVPPIIGALTMFLIKCVKETDTENDADSITEEPTAKSTCQNGFYYQ, encoded by the exons atgacagTTACCGATAATGTTCAAAATAAACGTGACGCTACTCCTTACGTTTTAAGTAATACTACTGTGCAAGAAGAATATGGCcaaaataaacagaaagatTTATCGAACATGGAAGACTCATTGGAAACTCTCAATACTAacgaaaattcaaataaattcgcCAAGTCTTGTCCCGagacgaaattaattttctcggagacagaacaaaaattaatgaaatctaacgattttaaatcgaagaagatcaataatatcgaaaatgaGGAACCACTTACGACACCTGATTGGCAAGAAGATCCGGAAACTAACGatgttaatgttaatataCCACCTGATGGTGGTCTCAGAGCTTGGATGATCATGATCGGTAGTTTCTTTATCAATGGTGTTTTATTTAGCGTAATCAACACGTACTCTTTGATCTACCTCGAACTACAAAAGAAATTGTTGGAAGCTGGAGAAACAGAAGTGTCCTCTAAAGCGT CTCTAGTCGGATCATTGACCATTGGtacaacatttttcttatcaccAATCGCTGGTATCCTCACTGATAAAATCGGTATTCAGATGACCACATTTTTAGGAGGTGCAATAGCGTCGAGTGGTATGCTTCTTTCTTCAATGCTTTCCGACAAG GTAGAATTATTGTATATGACCTATGGCGTGATGTATGGACTCGGTGCGAGTCTTGCTTACACACCGAGCTTAGTGATATTAGggcattattttaaaaaatatctggGATTAGTAAATGGAATTGTCACGGCTGGAAGTTCCATATTTACGACGCTTATACCATATCTGATGGAAACTCTTCTTCGACATTTCGGATTAGAAGGAACATTTCGGAGTTTGGCAGCGTTGACTGCAGTTGTCATGCTTTGCGCGCTACTTTTCAAACCGATACCAC TTAATAAAACTCCGCGATGCCAATCGCCACGGAAAATGAATTTTCGGCATCGTTTGAAGgaagttattaatttatcgatttggAAAAGACAGCGATACGTCGTATGGGCTGTTTCCATCCCCCTTGCCTTGTTCGG atatttcgtACCGTATGTACATATCGGGAAATTCGTAGCAACCACATTTAAAGATTCAGACGGGAAATTACCGGTCATGTGTATTGGCATTACATCTGGGATAGGTCGATTAATATTTGGTTATATTGCTGATTTGCCTAAAGTAAACAGAATATTACTACAACAG atatcatttttaagCATTGGTATCCTCACGATGTTACTTACGGTAACAccatcttttaatattttactactCATTTCTTTGAGTATGGGATTATTCGATGGATGTTTCATATCGCTATTAGGTCCAATTGCTTTTGACATTTGTGGTCGCGAGGGTGCAACTCAAGCAATTGGATTTTTATTAGGAATGTGTTCTATACCTTTGACAGTAGGACCACCAATCGCTGGTCTTTTATACGATCATACcg GTTCTTACGATTTGCCTTTCTTATTGGCTGGAGTACCGCCAATAATTGGGGCATTGActatgtttttaataaaatgtgttAAGGAAACAGATACTGAAAACGATGCTGATTCAATTACCGAAGAACCAACGGCAAAATCAACTTGCCAAAATG GCTTTTATTATCAATAG
- the LOC122628682 gene encoding monocarboxylate transporter 10 isoform X1 — MTVTDNVQNKRDATPYVLSNTTVQEEYGQNKQKDLSNMEDSLETLNTNENSNKFAKSCPETKLIFSETEQKLMKSNDFKSKKINNIENEEPLTTPDWQEDPETNDVNVNIPPDGGLRAWMIMIGSFFINGVLFSVINTYSLIYLELQKKLLEAGETEVSSKASLVGSLTIGTTFFLSPIAGILTDKIGIQMTTFLGGAIASSGMLLSSMLSDKVELLYMTYGVMYGLGASLAYTPSLVILGHYFKKYLGLVNGIVTAGSSIFTTLIPYLMETLLRHFGLEGTFRSLAALTAVVMLCALLFKPIPLNKTPRCQSPRKMNFRHRLKEVINLSIWKRQRYVVWAVSIPLALFGYFVPYVHIGKFVATTFKDSDGKLPVMCIGITSGIGRLIFGYIADLPKVNRILLQQISFLSIGILTMLLTVTPSFNILLLISLSMGLFDGCFISLLGPIAFDICGREGATQAIGFLLGMCSIPLTVGPPIAGLLYDHTGSYDLPFLLAGVPPIIGALTMFLIKCVKETDTENDADSITEEPTAKSTCQNGMTKAILLSSYFVTTPPDYGLHKDKTRIKKCSYIQTEYGSKGMFNIKCNNSGSNGGYSQNARRSESTPLLCDKNQILWSRPSFLQHTERSSMLLTL; from the exons atgacagTTACCGATAATGTTCAAAATAAACGTGACGCTACTCCTTACGTTTTAAGTAATACTACTGTGCAAGAAGAATATGGCcaaaataaacagaaagatTTATCGAACATGGAAGACTCATTGGAAACTCTCAATACTAacgaaaattcaaataaattcgcCAAGTCTTGTCCCGagacgaaattaattttctcggagacagaacaaaaattaatgaaatctaacgattttaaatcgaagaagatcaataatatcgaaaatgaGGAACCACTTACGACACCTGATTGGCAAGAAGATCCGGAAACTAACGatgttaatgttaatataCCACCTGATGGTGGTCTCAGAGCTTGGATGATCATGATCGGTAGTTTCTTTATCAATGGTGTTTTATTTAGCGTAATCAACACGTACTCTTTGATCTACCTCGAACTACAAAAGAAATTGTTGGAAGCTGGAGAAACAGAAGTGTCCTCTAAAGCGT CTCTAGTCGGATCATTGACCATTGGtacaacatttttcttatcaccAATCGCTGGTATCCTCACTGATAAAATCGGTATTCAGATGACCACATTTTTAGGAGGTGCAATAGCGTCGAGTGGTATGCTTCTTTCTTCAATGCTTTCCGACAAG GTAGAATTATTGTATATGACCTATGGCGTGATGTATGGACTCGGTGCGAGTCTTGCTTACACACCGAGCTTAGTGATATTAGggcattattttaaaaaatatctggGATTAGTAAATGGAATTGTCACGGCTGGAAGTTCCATATTTACGACGCTTATACCATATCTGATGGAAACTCTTCTTCGACATTTCGGATTAGAAGGAACATTTCGGAGTTTGGCAGCGTTGACTGCAGTTGTCATGCTTTGCGCGCTACTTTTCAAACCGATACCAC TTAATAAAACTCCGCGATGCCAATCGCCACGGAAAATGAATTTTCGGCATCGTTTGAAGgaagttattaatttatcgatttggAAAAGACAGCGATACGTCGTATGGGCTGTTTCCATCCCCCTTGCCTTGTTCGG atatttcgtACCGTATGTACATATCGGGAAATTCGTAGCAACCACATTTAAAGATTCAGACGGGAAATTACCGGTCATGTGTATTGGCATTACATCTGGGATAGGTCGATTAATATTTGGTTATATTGCTGATTTGCCTAAAGTAAACAGAATATTACTACAACAG atatcatttttaagCATTGGTATCCTCACGATGTTACTTACGGTAACAccatcttttaatattttactactCATTTCTTTGAGTATGGGATTATTCGATGGATGTTTCATATCGCTATTAGGTCCAATTGCTTTTGACATTTGTGGTCGCGAGGGTGCAACTCAAGCAATTGGATTTTTATTAGGAATGTGTTCTATACCTTTGACAGTAGGACCACCAATCGCTGGTCTTTTATACGATCATACcg GTTCTTACGATTTGCCTTTCTTATTGGCTGGAGTACCGCCAATAATTGGGGCATTGActatgtttttaataaaatgtgttAAGGAAACAGATACTGAAAACGATGCTGATTCAATTACCGAAGAACCAACGGCAAAATCAACTTGCCAAAATG GGATGACAAAGGCTATACTTCTATCATCATATTTTGTAACTACTCCACCTGATTATGGACTACATAAAGATAAAACAAGGATAAAGAAGTGTTCATACATACAGACTGAATATGGATCTAAAGGAATGTTCAATATCAAATGTAATAACAGTGGCAGCAATGGTGGTTATTCACAGAATGCAAGACGTTCAGAAAGTACACCCTTATTGTGTgacaaaaatcaaatattatggTCAAGACCATCCTTTTTACAACATACAGAGCGATCATCGATGCTTCTTACACTGTAA